In Ananas comosus cultivar F153 linkage group 7, ASM154086v1, whole genome shotgun sequence, the sequence AACTAGACCTTAGGCATCTTAGTGAGGCCTCCACAAATAGTAAGCCGTGACATAACTATGTGTGGTTAGACAAACATTTCTGTCAAGCAATGCATAATTATCCTACCGTCTCATGATTTGCCTTCCTAGAATAATTGATGCAAGTCCTGGAAACCCATCTAGCAGGCACACTGGTTAATTGTGACTGGCAATCTATCAATCCAGGACTATGAAGAAAAACTTGTTCCTTGGGATAATGGTGAGAACCAGCAGCACAGCAGACCGGTTGAATATCAATCAGCCCGTACGAGCAGGAAACAGTAAATAACAGCTGATTCTTTCTAACTTCCACAACAATACAacacttcaaaaaaaatttcattatgATGTTAGACATGGAGATAGGCAAGATAGAGtttatttagattatttttatcttaaaaaagtTGGATTATGTACATTTAATTTCATCGCTTCTCAAAGTGTTCTAAATAGTGGAAATGTCCCCGGGCAGCTAGGGTACCGAATTAGCTATGTGGCCGGCATAGGTCCTAGTGctttttgcatataattatcATACATaaaaaatggaaataaaaataaaaaagatattctTTAGGTTTGAGAGCCGTAAATCTTGAGCTATCACTAGTTATTCATGAGAATTTTGCACAAAGTTAAGGCTACTATAGATAATTGATTGCATTAGAAATTAATGCAATCAACATATCAAAACCTAAAAAACAAACAGTTGACATTGATTGATAAGATAGCCAGATTTAGATACTTTCATCTCACATTGATATCTCACTTACTGAAGCACAACAATCATAAAGTATATGGAAAAGCTAACAATATCATATGGCAAGAACATCAATGCAAATAACACTATTAATATATTAAGATAGTTTTAAGCACATCTCGGTACCAAAATAAACTAAGAACAATGCACTAAAGAGCCAAAGTAAACCAACAGCACAACTGTAACACTTTATCTCAtgcaacaaaataataatactatcaACTCAGGCTTTGTTGATactgaaatgttaaaaattgAGACCTCGATAGTACGTGCAGTTGGATTGCGCTCCATCATACTAGGCCGCCGCTCTGCAGCAGAATCTCTATCCAACTTCAAAATTGTTTTAGTGCAACGATTTCCACTTTCATTAGCATTCTCAAAAGATCTAAAGTTTGTGCTCTTACATTTCCCCATCCTATTCCATCCAACACTGCTCGGATCATGCAGTTCTGGACTGGAGGATTCACCCTGGAGTACTGCATCGTGATCATTGGTCCACAAATTGAACGCATGGTGATCTCTGAACAAGAAATTCTAGCAATTCCACCTTAAAAAGGAAGTTGATTAAAGCCTACCTCATGTGTGTTCTCTTCTATGATTTCCTTTCCCCGCTTATTAACAGTTCCACTATGATTGACTACAATTAAACAAACAATAGATGAATAGAATGACTAGTCAAATTCTTAACATACCAAACCGAAATATCCTTAATGTTTATCATCGAAAGCTTATTATTCATCTAATTCAAGCTATTGTTACTAGAAAAAGTGAGACTTACCCAGCTCCAGCAACCTAGATCCTTCTTCGGGACTAGGTTTCGAAGAGTTCGGATTCTCCATTTCCAAACCCTTCCCCTTCGCCATCCCAATAAGAGCCTCGGCGGCGAGCTCAAGAAACGAAGGCCCCAACTCCTTCCACGCCTCctccaaataaaccctaacAGCCTGGAACGCCCTCTCCTCCGTGTACCTCACCACCAAACCCGCCCTAACCGTCGCATCCACCACCGCCTCCTCCATCTCCCTCCTCGTCGCCCTCAGCTCCGGCGACACCAatcccgccgccgcctccgccccttccgccccctccgccgccgcctcgagATCCGCGACGCGGCAGTTCCAGATCCGATTCACGGCGTCGTAGAACTCCCCTTCTCCccctccctcgccgccgccgccgccgccgccgtcgtcgtcgccgccgcgaGAGCTCGGTCTGAGGGGCTTCACGGTGAgatcggcggcgacggcggcgtaGGCGGCGCGgagtgcggcggcggaggaggggcggGGGAGGGAGGAAAGGAGCTCGAGGGAGTGGAGGGTGCGGGGGGAGAGGGAGCGGCGGGAGAGGTCGGAggagaggcggcggaggatTAGGGTTCGGtggaggggggaggagggggagggggcgggGATGGGGAGGGAAAGGATGAGGCGGTGGACGAGGGAATCGTCGAGGGTTTGGCGGAGGAGGAAGTCGAGGATCCACGCGGCCACGTCGGGGTCGATCATCTCCTATACGCGGCGCGAAAAGAGGGGTGGTTTGGCCGGGGCTTTTATAGCGGACTCGacacatatatagagagagagagagagagagagcaactcTTCACTTCCTTCTCTTGGAAGATACACACGTGTGACCGTTTCTTCTTAAGATGATGACACCGAGAAAatcgtaaaaaaaataaaaaaaaaaactaaattataaaaaactctTGGGTCAAAATCTGACTTCttaaatcatttaaaaatatatttttttattttttttaaaaaataaaatatatttataaaaagtaCGGTGCTAATTCTATtgacaaaataatcaaattggcTTCCACCCTCTTTGGCTCCTCCTTAGTCATGTTCATCTTAAGCCTCTCATCCTCAATCCTCTATGTCTCTCTCTCGACTCCAAATTTTTTCCATTTGTTCCCCCGCTCCTCAGCACCTTGCCGCCTCTCCATTTCGGCGGTTGTAGAAAGGAGATTGGGGTAGTCATGGACGGAGAGATTAGAGAGGGCAAGTCCACGGAAGAGCGTGAGGGCGTGTGTATAGGCACGGACAGAGGGATGGATGAGAGCAAAACGACGCGGCCAAGAAAGTAGGTGAGGAGAGAAGATctgaaatgaaaattttaaaaatattttaggtataaaaaagtatataataataaaatataagttgaaccggccgtccctagagcaagtggcaaagggcttggtggttggtatccgggatccaagttcgaatcctagttgactcacatttctagctaagtttatttctaaataaaataaacgaagcgggtaacgtgatacctatctctcaaaaatatatatatataagttgaatCTTAACGGAATGGCGGGgtccaaaataaatattttttattttttaagaaggcataagtataaatttttaattgataggaggaaaagtaaaaagTAGCTATTAATGTaggatatttttataatttcgcaaaaaaaaaaaatcattgaaaCTTCAACTTAACCTGATTTTTTAGTACTAGGCGTCTACGGCCCGATCGGTAATCATGGGCCAGATCAATCTCCAATAAAGCTAACCCGGTCCAATAAAAGGCCCAGCTCTGTGTTTTCATTTTGGGGGTAAAAACAGACctaatttatttgaactatattCTATTTCTAATTGGCTAcacaattttgattttattatctcaccttacaatttatttaatttaaatcggTCGATAAcactttaattataaaatttaaattatgtgtttatttttatagatttagttagtGCACTCCatataattttcataaatataaatttattaaaataaataatttacttaaaatttgaagtcaaaatattgccgaccggctcaaatcaaataaataaatagtaaattttaaattttaaaagatcaaatagacaattcaaaatggtctttagttcagataaatttccTATGGCTTTTACTTCACCTGTCATCTTTTTGGATTTGATCACCTAAcctttaaaaattctaatttagtatataattttttaattcatttcatGTGGACTAATTAGTAACATTTTAACTTCAAAACTTGAatacgttatttatttttacagaacTATTTATGGAcctagttagtatattttatataatttatgtaactataaatttattcaaattaaaataattaattaatttaagttttctaTATGCAAAGTCACCAAATTATTTaactcaaataaattaaaaaattaaaaattaaaattaaaattgtgaaAGATTGGAcagtaaattcaaaataatatgtatattttattttattttattttttattaattttctagttCGCTCGTTTACTCCTCGCCATTTATGAATCTCATTTCGATCGACTTTTTATTGAGTCGTCTCGCCCAACCCTGCGCTTCTCTCTCATCCGATCACCTCCTCACGGtaaaaccctctctctctctctctctctctctctctctctctctctacctttgCAGGTACCCTACTCCCCGGATGAAGACCAAAACCCTAAAGCGGAGCCGGAGCTCCGACGACGAGGTCGCCGATCTCACTAAACCCTACTCTCTTCGCCGATTCGAAACCCTGAATCCCCGATTCTCATCGCCATTCCCCTGCAGGATCGGAGCAGGAGCAAGAAGCCCGCGAAGTCcagcaagcggcggcggcgccgccgcgattccgcctcctcctccggcgacgacgaccgccgccgccgccgtaggAGGATCTCCGGCGGCCGCGACAAGAATCCCGGCGACGGTCGCCGGAAAGAGCCGAAGAGGCCCGGTCGGAAGAGGGCCGCCCCCCGGCGGTCTCGGtattcttctcctcctcctcctccttcttcttcttctgtaagTAGTTATTCGAGTAGGAGTTGCTCCACATGCCGTAGCCGGAGTGTTAGTTCGTCTCCCGAGAGGTATCGGAGGGCGAAGGTTAGGCCGAGAAGTAGGTCTAGGGgtagggagaaggagaagaagaggggtCGAAGCCGAAAAACCTCAAAGAGGTCGCCGAGCTGCTCAACTTGTTCAAGAAGCCCTAGCAGAACCCATACTGATGAGAGAAGATACAAGGAAGAGAGTGATCAGGCGAGAAGGATTAGATCGGAATCAGGGGTAAATGATGCGAAGGATGAGGAGAGGGATAAGATAATTCAGGCTTACGACGATTTCCCTTCCACGCAGAGTAATGAGGGTTTTGATGGGAAAAAGAGCGAGAAGGAGATGGTATCTAAAAATATTGAAACTGAGCCTACTGAGAATGTTGATGGTGTTGGTATTGTTCTTGCTAGCGAAAAGAGCAAGATCGCAGTTAGTTCTGAAAATTTGGAGGCCGACGATTTGGAGTTGGTATTAAGACAGAAGGCATTGGAGAATTTCAAAAAGTTCCGAGGCGGGGTTCCTGCGCAAAGATCGAGTGGAGATCATAAGGATGTTGGCGTAGTAGTTGATGCGAAAGATGCTAAAATTAGTTCCATTGCTTCTTTTCAAAGGCAAGGAGGCATTCAAGGTGGAAGTGGCCTGACTAGACCAAGAGTTAGATCAGTAGTGAGCATACCCACAGAGAACAAAGGTGGTGATGGGGGTGTCTCGATAATATGTCCCTGTGATAATAGTGAGAATCTCGAACCTATTGATCAGACTAATGAAGCTCCCGATGCTTTAAATCAATTGAAGAGGCTTGAAGGGGACAACAATCAAATGCCTTCCGAGCAAACCACGGTGGCCAAAGATCAAATCCTTCATAATAAGACT encodes:
- the LOC109713512 gene encoding uncharacterized protein LOC109713512 isoform X1 → MIDPDVAAWILDFLLRQTLDDSLVHRLILSLPIPAPSPSSPLHRTLILRRLSSDLSRRSLSPRTLHSLELLSSLPRPSSAAALRAAYAAVAADLTVKPLRPSSRGGDDDGGGGGGGEGGGEGEFYDAVNRIWNCRVADLEAAAEGAEGAEAAAGLVSPELRATRREMEEAVVDATVRAGLVVRYTEERAFQAVRVYLEEAWKELGPSFLELAAEALIGMAKGKGLEMENPNSSKPSPEEGSRLLELVNHSGTVNKRGKEIIEENTHEGESSSPELHDPSSVGWNRMGKCKSTNFRSFENANESGNRCTKTILKLDRDSAAERRPSMMERNPTARTIECCIVVEVRKNQLLFTVSCSYGLIDIQPVCCAAGSHHYPKEQVFLHSPGLIDCQSQLTSVPARWVSRTCINYSRKANHETWDDLFGSPLPANPVEEPHVSYPQKGKDSLLVKDNNQFILRKRRKKWSSLEEETLRKSVERHGVGNWKFIKQCHPSIFKDRTEVDLKDKWRNLVRH
- the LOC109713512 gene encoding telomeric repeat-binding factor 2-like isoform X2; amino-acid sequence: MIDPDVAAWILDFLLRQTLDDSLVHRLILSLPIPAPSPSSPLHRTLILRRLSSDLSRRSLSPRTLHSLELLSSLPRPSSAAALRAAYAAVAADLTVKPLRPSSRGGDDDGGGGGGGEGGGEGEFYDAVNRIWNCRVADLEAAAEGAEGAEAAAGLVSPELRATRREMEEAVVDATVRAGLVVRYTEERAFQAVRVYLEEAWKELGPSFLELAAEALIGMAKGKGLEMENPNSSKPSPEEGSRLLELVNHSGTVNKRGKEIIEENTHEGESSSPELHDPSSVGWNRMGKCKSTNFRSFENANESGNRCTKTILKLDRDSAAERRPSMMERNPTARTIEWDDLFGSPLPANPVEEPHVSYPQKGKDSLLVKDNNQFILRKRRKKWSSLEEETLRKSVERHGVGNWKFIKQCHPSIFKDRTEVDLKDKWRNLVRH
- the LOC109713512 gene encoding uncharacterized protein LOC109713512 isoform X3, coding for MIDPDVAAWILDFLLRQTLDDSLVHRLILSLPIPAPSPSSPLHRTLILRRLSSDLSRRSLSPRTLHSLELLSSLPRPSSAAALRAAYAAVAADLTVKPLRPSSRGGDDDGGGGGGGEGGGEGEFYDAVNRIWNCRVADLEAAAEGAEGAEAAAGLVSPELRATRREMEEAVVDATVRAGLVVRYTEERAFQAVRVYLEEAWKELGPSFLELAAEALIGMAKGKGLEMENPNSSKPSPEEGSRLLELVNHSGTVNKRGKEIIEENTHEWDDLFGSPLPANPVEEPHVSYPQKGKDSLLVKDNNQFILRKRRKKWSSLEEETLRKSVERHGVGNWKFIKQCHPSIFKDRTEVDLKDKWRNLVRH
- the LOC109713166 gene encoding micronuclear linker histone polyprotein-like, producing MKTKTLKRSRSSDDEDRSRSKKPAKSSKRRRRRRDSASSSGDDDRRRRRRRISGGRDKNPGDGRRKEPKRPGRKRAAPRRSRYSSPPPPPSSSSVSSYSSRSCSTCRSRSVSSSPERYRRAKVRPRSRSRGREKEKKRGRSRKTSKRSPSCSTCSRSPSRTHTDERRYKEESDQARRIRSESGVNDAKDEERDKIIQAYDDFPSTQSNEGFDGKKSEKEMVSKNIETEPTENVDGVGIVLASEKSKIAVSSENLEADDLELVLRQKALENFKKFRGGVPAQRSSGDHKDVGVVVDAKDAKISSIASFQRQGGIQGGSGLTRPRVRSVVSIPTENKGGDGGVSIICPCDNSENLEPIDQTNEAPDALNQLKRLEGDNNQMPSEQTTVAKDQILHNKTATAEHGSNIGKTLEGSASGTSASVVTKVGNEAVVEDTTGSQFEQKTFSRMHDGEMVQVSYKVYIPKKTPAMARRQLQR